In Clupea harengus chromosome 1, Ch_v2.0.2, whole genome shotgun sequence, one DNA window encodes the following:
- the atp5mc1 gene encoding ATP synthase F(0) complex subunit C1, mitochondrial isoform X1: protein MYACAKFVTSPAVLRGGSRMLARPVSVSVFNRPEARTEQQALLPMSDSSMVAVARSFQTSAVSRDIDTAAKFIGAGAATVGVAGSGAGIGTVFGSLIIGYARNPSLKQQLFSYAILGFALSEAMGLFCLMVAFLILFAM from the exons ATGTACGCCTGTGCTAAGTTTGTCACCTCACCTGCTGTG CTGCGTGGTGGGTCCAGAATGCTGGCCCGGCCCGTGTCGGTGTCCGTCTTCAACAGACCCGAGGCCAGAACCGAGCAG CAGGCCCTGTTGCCAATGAGTGACTCCTCTATGGTGGCCGTGGCACGCAGCTTTCAGACCAGCGCTGTGTCCAGAGACATCGACACCGCCGCCAAGTTCATTGGTGCCGGAGCAGCTACTGTGGGAGTGGCTGGGTCAGGGGCTGGTATCGGAACCGTCTTTGGCAGCCTGATCATTGGCTATGCCAG GAACCCCTCCTTGAAGCAGCAGCTCTTCTCCTACGCCATCTTGGGCTTTGCTCTGTCTGAGGCTATGGGTCTCTTCTGTCTCATGGTGGCTTTCCTCATTCTGTTTGCCATGTAA
- the atp5mc1 gene encoding ATP synthase F(0) complex subunit C1, mitochondrial isoform X2 encodes MYACAKFVTSPAVLRGGSRMLARPVSVSVFNRPEARTEQALLPMSDSSMVAVARSFQTSAVSRDIDTAAKFIGAGAATVGVAGSGAGIGTVFGSLIIGYARNPSLKQQLFSYAILGFALSEAMGLFCLMVAFLILFAM; translated from the exons ATGTACGCCTGTGCTAAGTTTGTCACCTCACCTGCTGTG CTGCGTGGTGGGTCCAGAATGCTGGCCCGGCCCGTGTCGGTGTCCGTCTTCAACAGACCCGAGGCCAGAACCGAGCAG GCCCTGTTGCCAATGAGTGACTCCTCTATGGTGGCCGTGGCACGCAGCTTTCAGACCAGCGCTGTGTCCAGAGACATCGACACCGCCGCCAAGTTCATTGGTGCCGGAGCAGCTACTGTGGGAGTGGCTGGGTCAGGGGCTGGTATCGGAACCGTCTTTGGCAGCCTGATCATTGGCTATGCCAG GAACCCCTCCTTGAAGCAGCAGCTCTTCTCCTACGCCATCTTGGGCTTTGCTCTGTCTGAGGCTATGGGTCTCTTCTGTCTCATGGTGGCTTTCCTCATTCTGTTTGCCATGTAA